TTCTGAAATATCCAATTACGGATTGTTCGGTGTTGGTGTTCGTATTATCTACGTTGGATAGTAGAGCAAGACCGACGAGCAAGTTTAGCAGTTCGTCCACCATATAGCACATCACTGTTTTATCACCCGCTGCCTGCATCCTTTTGTTTAAAACCCAAATCATTATTTCAAGATAAATGTCCTGAGACACCTTAGAATGAACCAAATACATGAATATTCGGAGAAGAACCAAATCAATGCAACaccgaaatggaaatcaatgAAGAAGTGAAAGTCTTGAGGGCAATCGTCACAATGCTTTTGGTAGAGAATGTTAACTGTCCCCTCCTACGCCCGCTTCCCTCTTCCGTTATTTCTTATCATTCGTTCTGGAAAAGCCTATAAAAAGACGACCCTACGTCTTGATCGAGGATATAAAACATAGCATCGGAGATAGGGTTTACTAGCTCTCAACACGTTTTTAATGCTTCCGTCAAACCATCGAATAAGTGTATGATATACTATTATTTGCGATAAATACCCTTTGATTccaacatttaaaaaatgtattaCACCTACTGGAACTGTTATTGCGACATGTCTGCTTGCATGGACCTCGAAGTAAACTCGGGGAATCGTTACTTACGGAGAACGATAAGAATGAAATCGATTTGGCATATGTGACTGAATGACTCAGCAAAAATCCATAAGTGCTAAGCCCCGTAAACTTAATTCAACCTGACGCATCGAGACCTGGTTAAACGGCCCGAAAAGTGAGGGACTCTTATCTACCGGTAATTACCTATCAGATGGTTCAAGGTAGTGACGATACAAAACCATGCCTCTCAAACAGAACTCACCAACTCAGCATATGTCGTCATTGATTTACCAACTCCCCTCCAACCGAACGCAGTCTGCATCTTCTTCGGATCACATTCGGAAAAGGAAGACCGCAGGATGCCCCCACCATACCCGGGCACGGCAATGGTCATCCCGGTatgcgagagaaaaaaaaaaccggtacTCGAGAGTACCATGATCGTGCATAACGCTACGCTTAAGATCAATGAAGAATGTCTGGCAGACGGAACACACGTACATagataatgatgatcgtgatgatgatgatgatgatgatgatgatgatgatgatgatgctgttcttCTCCAACATGCTTCGCTGGTCAGAACCCCTTCCCGAATCAGAACCACGTTAGGCCGTTGTCTAGGAAGATCGACGATGAGCTGGAAGTAATCGCTCCTTTGGGGGGCCCACGGCGTTTCGTGTAGGTCAgtcactttgctgctgccgctgcggtGTGTGCTGTGAGTCAAGTGTGCGTTCAATCCGTTCAgcccccagcaccagcattcgGGATTATTTATCGAACCATAAGCGACCGCTACGGGTAGGTGGGTGATGTAATCCGTTCGAAATAAACACcttcgacaacgacgaccaacacACGGAGGCATCATCGCACATCGGCATATCGGAATCGGCTGGTCGTCCGCTGGAAGaggtttaaaaataataattacaaTCGATTCAAAGCAAACCGCTCCGTACAGTCGATCGGTACAGACcggaccgtgtgtgtgtctgtctgcccCATATTGTGTGCTGAGAACGCCATTGGTGGTATTCTACAAGAACGTACACGAAGATGGGTTTCAAGGGAAAGCTTCTAAAGAcggcgctggtgctgatgttgattGCAGTATTGCCCGGATTACCACCGAAAACCGTGTTTCCCTTCCGTCCGATTACCATCACACCGGTGCGGCCCCTAACGGGTGTGCTCGCACCCAACCGCCTACTCAACGGTGCTGAACGGTTACACGAGAACGAGCTGCTCCAGCCGGAAAGTGTGGTAGTGCGCGGTAACGCTACCTACGTCACCGTGTACGGTGGCAAAGtgatcgagctgatcgaaGGCTCCGGTACACTGCGTACCGTAGTTAAGCTGGGACCTGAGTGTGGTAAGACGTGGCGCAATGGATTTTAATGTACTTTATAATCTGATCTCCTTTCGAACTTCTCTTGCTTTATCTCTTCACTCATCCGGCCACTGGCCTTAGTTGGTACCTATTCGGAGCGCATTTGTGGCCGTCCGTTGGGGCTCGATTTCGATACCAAGGGTAACAATCTGATCGTGGTCGATCCGTACCTCGGCATCTGGCAGGTGCACATCAAGACGGGCGAGAAGAAGCTACTGGTCCCCAAAGAGAACGCCATCATCGATGATGGTACGATCGCAtcgaacaagcagcagcagcatggccgacagcagcagatcaCGACACGGCAACCGACCATCCCGAACGGTGTAGCTGTAGCGAAGAACGGGGACTTTTACTGGTCCGATACGGCATCGGATTTTATCTTCGAGGACGCTATCCAAGCGCTGCTGTGTAATCCTTCCGGTCGGCTGCTCCACTACTCTCGGGCCACTGGTCGAAAccgtgtgctgctggatgaaatCTACGGAGCCAACGGGGTAGTGCTAAGCCCGGATGAAAGCTTCGTGCTGGTCGGAGAACTCGGTGGACAGCTGATCCGCCGGTATCACCTGAAGGGCCCACAGGCCGGTCAGCATGATGTGTTTCTCGATGGATTGCCGGGTGCGGTCGACAATCTGAACGGTGATGCCGATGGATTTTGGGTTGGACTGGTGATTGCGGCCGATGCAGAAAATCCCTCGTTCGTTGGTATGCTGGCACCGTTCCCGAACCTACGCCAGCTGATCGTACGGCTGTTCGTGCTGATCGAAGCACCGTTCCGTCTGGCGTACCAGCTTACCGGAAGCCCTTACGCTCTTTGGGCTACCCATCAAATTGGGTTTCTCGGAGATTTGGTTAATGTGTTCCCCGATCGTGGCACGGTACTGCGTGTCGACTGGCA
The sequence above is a segment of the Anopheles darlingi chromosome 2, idAnoDarlMG_H_01, whole genome shotgun sequence genome. Coding sequences within it:
- the LOC125950044 gene encoding adipocyte plasma membrane-associated protein Hemomucin-like, whose product is MGFKGKLLKTALVLMLIAVLPGLPPKTVFPFRPITITPVRPLTGVLAPNRLLNGAERLHENELLQPESVVVRGNATYVTVYGGKVIELIEGSGTLRTVVKLGPECVGTYSERICGRPLGLDFDTKGNNLIVVDPYLGIWQVHIKTGEKKLLVPKENAIIDDGTIASNKQQQHGRQQQITTRQPTIPNGVAVAKNGDFYWSDTASDFIFEDAIQALLCNPSGRLLHYSRATGRNRVLLDEIYGANGVVLSPDESFVLVGELGGQLIRRYHLKGPQAGQHDVFLDGLPGAVDNLNGDADGFWVGLVIAADAENPSFVGMLAPFPNLRQLIVRLFVLIEAPFRLAYQLTGSPYALWATHQIGFLGDLVNVFPDRGTVLRVDWQGNIVFALHNDDTSSHVISQAVRQGKEHLLLGSPVNPWLGRVKLSPETLALLAPGSKGATETKPGSAPSRVNREEL